Proteins encoded together in one Lathyrus oleraceus cultivar Zhongwan6 chromosome 5, CAAS_Psat_ZW6_1.0, whole genome shotgun sequence window:
- the LOC127080309 gene encoding uncharacterized protein LOC127080309 codes for MVAESFRQKQNVHPFILGLQPSALVDSVARVDCSLLDRIPGERGGSIPVAIEELEDILKEVEISFRDEANDDSRSSVMKTMAGGSVANTIRGLSSGFGISSGIIGACGDDEQGQLFVNNMSSHGVDLSRLRKKKGHTAQCVCLVDELANRTMRPCLSNAVKVQAQELTKEDFKGSKWLVLRYAILNLEVIQAAIALAKQEGLLVSLDLASFEMVRNFKLPLLKLLESGNIDLCFANEDEATELLRGEQNADSIVAVEFLSKYCQWAVVTLGSNGCIARHGKEMIRVPAIGESKATDATGAGDLFASGFLYGVVKGLSLEECCKVGTCSGGSVIRSLGGEVTLENWQWMYKQMQVKGLPTPEGL; via the exons ATGGTTGCCGAAAGCTTTCGTCAGAAGCAAAACGTTCATCCTTTCATTCTAGGTCTTCAACCATCCGCACTCGTTGATAGCGTCGCTCGCGTTGATTGCTCCTTGCTCGATCGTATTCCCGGCGAACGCGGTGGCTCTATTCCC GTTGCGATTGAAGAGCTTGAAGATATACTGAAGGAAGTTGAAATTAGTTTTCGTGATGAGGCTAATGATGATTCTCGTTCTTCTGTGATGAAAACTATGGCTGGTGGTAGTGTTGCTAACACGATTCGTGGTCTTAGTAGTGGTTTTGGGATTTCGAGTGGAATTATTGGAGCTTGTGGAGATGATGAACAAGGTCAATTGTTTGTTAACAATATGTCGTCTCATGGTGTTGATCTTTCTAGACTTCGTAAGAAGAAAGGACACACTGCGCAG TGTGTTTGCTTGGTAGATGAATTGGCTAATCGAACAATGCGGCCCTGTCTCTCAAATGCTGTCAAAGTGCAG GCTCAAGAATTGACGAAAGAGGATTTCAAAGGCTCCAAG TGGTTGGTGTTAAGATATGCAATACTCAATTTGGAAGTTATTCAAGCAGCCATTGCTTTGGCCAAACAGGAAGGTCTTCTTGTTTCCTTGGACTTGGCCAGTTTTGAG ATGGTTAGGAACTTTAAGTTACCACTTCTGAAGTTGCTGGAATCTGGAAATATAGACCTCTGCTTTGCCAATGAGGATGAGGCGACAGAACTTTTAAG GGGTGAACAAAATGCTGATTCAATAGTCGCTGTCGAATTTCTTTCCAAATACTGCCAATGGGCTGTGGTAACATTGGGCTCTAATGGATGCATTGCTAGACACGGGAAGGAG ATGATACGTGTCCCGGCGATAGGAGAATCAAAGGCAACTGATGCTACAGGAGCAGGAGACCTTTTTGCCAGTGGATTCTTGTACGGAGTGGTTAAGGGTTTGTCACTAGAAGAATGCTGCAAAGTAGGTACGTGTAGTGGCGGATCTGTCATCCGCTCTCTTGGTGGTGAGGTAACATTAGAGAATTGGCAATGGATGTACAAGCAGATGCAAGTGAAGGGTCTTCCCACACCTGAGGGCTTATGA
- the LOC127080310 gene encoding gamma carbonic anhydrase 2, mitochondrial, giving the protein MGTLGRAIYTVGSWIRGTGQAIDRLGSRFHGGYYIEEQLSRHRTLLNIFDKAPVLDKDVFVAPSAAVIGDVQIGKGSSIWYGSVLRGDVNRIRVGSGTNIQDNSLVHVAKSNLSGKVLPTIIGDNVTVGHSAVLHGCTVEDEAFVGMGAILLDGVVVEKNAMVAAGALVRQNTKVPSGEVWAGNPAKFLRKLTDEEIAFISQSATNYTNLAQVHAAENSKSYDEIAFEKVLRKKYATKDEEYDSMLGVVREIPPELILPDNILPDKANKALQN; this is encoded by the exons ATGGGAACCCTTGGAAGAGCCATATACACCGTCGGGTCATGGATTCGAGGAACCGGACAGGCCATTGATCGCCTCGGTTCCCGCTTCCACGGCGGCTATTACATCGAAGAACAGC TGTCTAGACATAGAACTCTGCTGAACATATTTGACAAGGCTCCTGTTCTTGATAAGGATGTGTTTGTTGCACCGAGTGCCGCTGTTATTGGAGATGTGCAGATTGGAAAGGGGTCGTCGATTTGGTATGGATCTGTATTGAGAG GTGATGTTAACCGCATCAGAGTTGGAAGTGGAACTAACATACAGGATAACTCCCTGGTGCATGTTGCAAAGTCAAACCTAAGTGGGAAGGTGTTGCCTACTATAATCGGGGATAATGTTACCGTAG GTCATAGTGCTGTTTTACATGGATGTACTGTTGAGGATGAGGCTTTTGTTGGTATGGGTGCAATTCTACTCGATGGAGTAGTTGTTGAGAAAAATGCCATGGTTGCTGCTGGAGCCCTTGTGAGGCAGAATACAAAGGTTCCATCTGGCGAG GTTTGGGCAGGCAATCCAGCTAAGTTTCTGAGAAAGCTCACTGATGAAGAGATAGCTTTTATCTCCCAGTCAGCCACCAATTATACTAACCTTGCACAGGTCCATGCAGCTGAAAATTCGAAGTCCTACGATGAAATTGCATTTGAGAAGGTGCTGCGTAAGAAGTATGCAACGAAAGATGAGGAATATGACTCTATGTTGGGTGTTGTTCGTGAGATCCCACCAGAACTTATTCTTCCTGATAATATCTTGCCTGATAAAGCAAACAAAGCTCTTCAAAATTGA